In Aristaeella hokkaidonensis, the following are encoded in one genomic region:
- a CDS encoding transporter substrate-binding domain-containing protein yields the protein MKTIRNITALVIALVLALSLVAVASADTVFRTLDEIKASGTINIGVFSDKNPFGFVDENGEYQGYDVYFARRIGEDLGVTVNYVSTEAANRVEYLETGKVDIILANFTVTPERAEKVDFALPYMNVALGVVSPDSRVIKDLSELTADDQVIVISGTTAEDYLIKNNPEITLQKYDTYANAKNALENGNAVAWANDNTEVIAYALQNEGYTVGIPSLGSQDTIAPAVTKGNETLLNWINDEIKALAAENFFHKDYEATLVDTYGLDYEDSLVLEGGGLAE from the coding sequence ATGAAAACCATCCGTAATATCACAGCTCTCGTCATCGCTCTCGTCCTGGCCCTTTCCCTGGTTGCTGTCGCGTCCGCTGATACCGTCTTCCGCACCCTGGATGAAATCAAGGCTTCCGGAACCATCAACATCGGCGTCTTCTCTGACAAGAACCCCTTCGGCTTTGTGGATGAAAACGGCGAATACCAGGGCTATGACGTCTACTTCGCCCGCCGCATCGGCGAGGATCTCGGCGTGACCGTCAATTATGTTTCCACCGAAGCAGCCAACCGCGTTGAATATCTGGAAACCGGCAAGGTGGATATCATCCTGGCCAACTTTACCGTCACCCCCGAGCGTGCCGAAAAAGTTGATTTCGCCCTCCCCTACATGAACGTGGCGCTGGGTGTTGTCTCCCCCGACAGCCGGGTGATCAAGGATCTGTCCGAGCTCACCGCTGACGACCAGGTGATCGTCATCTCCGGCACCACTGCCGAGGATTACCTGATCAAGAACAATCCTGAAATCACCCTGCAGAAGTATGACACCTACGCCAATGCCAAGAACGCCCTGGAAAACGGCAATGCCGTCGCCTGGGCCAACGACAACACCGAAGTGATTGCCTATGCCCTGCAGAATGAAGGCTACACCGTCGGCATTCCTTCCCTGGGCAGCCAGGACACCATCGCTCCCGCCGTCACCAAGGGCAATGAAACCCTGCTGAACTGGATCAATGACGAAATCAAGGCCCTGGCCGCAGAAAACTTCTTCCACAAGGATTATGAAGCAACCCTGGTGGATACCTACGGCCTGGACTACGAAGACAGCCTGGTGCTGGAGGGCGGCGGACTGGCCGAATAA
- a CDS encoding amino acid ABC transporter ATP-binding protein, giving the protein MAETVLSISHLTKRFDDQTILEDLSLDVREGEVVVIVGSSGCGKSTLLRCINALESIQGGEIRLRGELIRQGSKNLPEMRRKVGMVFQNYELFPHLTVLDNILLAPVKAQKRSREDAREEALALLDRVGLKEKAGSYPRQLSGGQKQRVAIVRALIMHPEILLFDEVTAALDPEMVREVLDVIVSLADQGKTMLIVTHEMSFARAVADRIILLEDRRILEESAPEQFFTAPKTEQAKKFLQSFEFNRKNKAEA; this is encoded by the coding sequence ATGGCGGAAACAGTACTGAGCATCTCGCATCTGACGAAGCGGTTTGATGATCAGACCATCCTGGAAGATCTTTCCCTGGATGTCCGGGAAGGTGAAGTAGTCGTCATCGTCGGCTCCAGTGGATGCGGAAAAAGCACGCTATTGCGATGTATTAACGCCCTGGAATCTATTCAGGGCGGAGAAATCCGGCTCCGGGGTGAACTGATCAGGCAGGGCAGCAAAAACCTGCCGGAGATGCGCCGGAAGGTCGGTATGGTATTCCAGAATTATGAACTGTTCCCTCACCTGACCGTGCTGGATAATATCCTGCTGGCTCCGGTGAAGGCCCAGAAACGTTCCCGGGAGGATGCCCGGGAAGAGGCGCTGGCGCTGCTGGACCGCGTCGGCCTGAAGGAAAAGGCCGGCAGTTATCCCCGGCAGTTATCCGGCGGCCAGAAACAGCGCGTGGCCATTGTCCGCGCCCTGATCATGCATCCTGAAATCCTGCTCTTTGACGAAGTCACCGCCGCCCTGGATCCGGAAATGGTCCGGGAGGTGCTGGACGTTATCGTCAGCCTGGCGGATCAGGGAAAAACAATGCTGATCGTTACCCATGAAATGTCTTTTGCCCGGGCGGTTGCTGACCGGATCATCCTGCTGGAAGACCGGCGGATCCTGGAGGAAAGTGCCCCGGAGCAGTTCTTCACCGCACCGAAAACGGAACAGGCGAAGAAATTCCTGCAATCCTTTGAATTTAACAGAAAAAATAAAGCAGAGGCTTAA
- a CDS encoding amino acid ABC transporter permease yields MPDLGLEVLWKGKNFVRLLGGLWVALRISLIAAGISVAAGIILGILASRKRSVASVILRIWLGIIHIMPQMVLLFLMYFGTTRAFGWNLSGETAAIIVFSLWGTAEMGDLVRGAVSSIPAIQRESAEALGLQPVQVYRWIILPQAVRRLIPLSINLITRMIKTTSLVTLIGVVEILKVAQQIIEANRKASPNAAFGVYLTIFVMYYLACRILSLAARKLEKHWR; encoded by the coding sequence ATGCCGGATTTGGGACTTGAAGTTCTCTGGAAAGGAAAAAACTTCGTCCGGCTGCTGGGCGGTCTCTGGGTGGCCCTCCGCATCAGCCTGATTGCCGCCGGCATCAGCGTTGCGGCCGGTATCATCCTGGGAATCCTGGCCAGCCGGAAGCGCTCCGTCGCCTCCGTAATCCTGCGGATCTGGCTGGGTATCATCCACATCATGCCCCAGATGGTCCTGCTGTTCCTGATGTATTTCGGAACAACCCGGGCCTTTGGCTGGAACCTTTCCGGCGAGACAGCCGCCATCATCGTCTTCTCCCTCTGGGGTACAGCGGAGATGGGAGACCTGGTTCGCGGCGCGGTGAGCAGCATTCCTGCCATCCAGCGGGAAAGTGCGGAAGCACTGGGACTGCAGCCGGTGCAGGTTTACCGCTGGATCATCCTGCCCCAGGCAGTACGGCGTCTGATTCCCCTTTCCATCAACCTGATCACCCGGATGATCAAGACCACCAGCCTGGTGACCCTCATCGGTGTGGTGGAAATCCTGAAGGTTGCCCAACAGATTATTGAGGCGAACCGGAAGGCAAGCCCGAACGCGGCGTTCGGCGTATACCTGACCATCTTTGTGATGTATTACCTGGCCTGCCGGATCCTGAGCCTGGCAGCCAGGAAACTTGAAAAGCACTGGAGGTGA
- a CDS encoding amino acid ABC transporter permease, which translates to MDWAYIGKVLPLYGKAAWLTLRTGTAGILLAALVGLLSAAVLHWRVPVLRRITAAYVELSRNTPLLVQLFFIYYGLPKIGIKTNPEACGIIGLAFLGGGYMAEAFRSGIEAVDRIQEESALSLGLTRWQTFLHVILPQAMAISVPAFMANVVFLMKETSVFSAVSLMDLMFTAKDQIGLYYQTTESLFLLVSAYLLILLPLSLLGTFWERRLRHAGFGT; encoded by the coding sequence GTGGATTGGGCGTATATCGGAAAAGTCCTGCCGCTATATGGAAAAGCCGCCTGGCTCACCCTGCGGACAGGCACAGCGGGCATCCTGCTTGCTGCCCTGGTGGGTCTTCTTTCCGCCGCCGTGCTTCACTGGCGTGTACCGGTGCTTCGCCGGATCACCGCCGCCTATGTGGAGCTGAGCCGGAACACGCCGCTGCTTGTACAGCTCTTCTTCATCTACTACGGCCTGCCGAAGATCGGCATCAAAACCAACCCGGAAGCCTGCGGAATTATCGGCCTTGCCTTTCTCGGCGGCGGATACATGGCAGAAGCCTTCCGGAGTGGGATTGAAGCCGTAGACCGGATTCAGGAAGAAAGCGCGTTAAGTCTTGGACTCACACGCTGGCAGACCTTCCTCCATGTGATCCTTCCCCAGGCAATGGCCATCAGCGTCCCGGCCTTCATGGCAAACGTGGTTTTCCTGATGAAGGAAACCAGCGTTTTCTCCGCCGTAAGCCTCATGGACCTGATGTTCACCGCCAAGGATCAGATCGGCCTGTATTATCAGACGACAGAAAGCCTTTTCCTGCTGGTAAGCGCTTATCTGCTGATCCTCCTGCCGCTCTCGCTGCTGGGGACCTTCTGGGAAAGGAGGCTGCGGCATGCCGGATTTGGGACTTGA